A genome region from Platichthys flesus chromosome 12, fPlaFle2.1, whole genome shotgun sequence includes the following:
- the borcs7 gene encoding BLOC-1-related complex subunit 7 isoform X2 has protein sequence MASAESQPRFGQSVKGLLSDKVGSCSGDVIALTRQVLKGSRSQELLGQAARNMVIQEDAILHAEDSLRKMSIITTHLQYHVEHSKNLQDQLRHLLK, from the exons ATGGCGTCAGCTGAGTCGCAGCCGCGGTTCGGCCAGTCTGTCAAAGGTTTATTATCCGACAAGGTGGGCTCCTGTAGCGGTGACGTGATAGCGCTGACCCGCCAAGTGCTAAAAGGATCCCGAAGTCAGGAG CTTCTTGGTCAAGCAGCAAGGAATATGGTGATTCAGGAGGATGCCATTCTTCACGCTGAGGAT AGTCTGAGAAAAATGTCCATCATTACCACACATTTACAGTACCA TGTTGAGCACTCTAAAAACCTGCAAGACCAGCTAAGACACCTGCTGAAGTGA
- the borcs7 gene encoding BLOC-1-related complex subunit 7 isoform X1, giving the protein MASAESQPRFGQSVKGLLSDKVGSCSGDVIALTRQVLKGSRSQELLGQAARNMVIQEDAILHAEDSLRKMSIITTHLQYQQEAIQKNVEHSKNLQDQLRHLLK; this is encoded by the exons ATGGCGTCAGCTGAGTCGCAGCCGCGGTTCGGCCAGTCTGTCAAAGGTTTATTATCCGACAAGGTGGGCTCCTGTAGCGGTGACGTGATAGCGCTGACCCGCCAAGTGCTAAAAGGATCCCGAAGTCAGGAG CTTCTTGGTCAAGCAGCAAGGAATATGGTGATTCAGGAGGATGCCATTCTTCACGCTGAGGAT AGTCTGAGAAAAATGTCCATCATTACCACACATTTACAGTACCA GCAGGAGGCTATCCAGAAGAA TGTTGAGCACTCTAAAAACCTGCAAGACCAGCTAAGACACCTGCTGAAGTGA